One Borrelia coriaceae DNA segment encodes these proteins:
- a CDS encoding single-stranded DNA-binding protein yields the protein MFDINCLSMSGRLTRDCEFAYFGNKIPALKFTLANNRGFKKDDKFTNHSHFFDCVLFGKRSESLIQLLTKGTQVVITGSLRHESWSCKRTGENKTRYSVLVNEIQVLTSHNNVQKTSYINSKEEFDEDIPF from the coding sequence ATGTTTGATATTAATTGTTTAAGTATGTCGGGTCGTTTAACTAGGGACTGTGAATTTGCTTATTTTGGTAATAAAATTCCTGCTTTAAAGTTTACTTTAGCTAATAATAGGGGATTTAAGAAAGATGATAAATTCACTAACCATTCTCACTTTTTTGATTGTGTTTTATTTGGTAAGAGGTCTGAGAGTTTAATTCAGCTTCTTACTAAGGGAACACAAGTTGTAATTACTGGATCATTGCGTCATGAGAGTTGGTCTTGTAAGCGTACTGGTGAGAATAAAACTAGGTACAGTGTTTTAGTTAATGAGATTCAAGTTTTAACCTCACATAATAATGTTCAAAAAACTAGTTATATTAACTCTAAAGAAGAGTTTGATGAAGATATTCCATTTTAA